The following proteins are encoded in a genomic region of Phragmites australis chromosome 9, lpPhrAust1.1, whole genome shotgun sequence:
- the LOC133928941 gene encoding serine/threonine-protein kinase SAPK4-like isoform X2, with product MRAHRLADGPGMDKYEEVRDIGSGNFGVARLMRSRETRGLVAVKLIERGHRIDENVYREIINHRSLRHPNIIQFIEVILTPTHLAIVMEYAAGGELFDRIVDRGRFSEDEARYFFQQLICGVSYCHHMQICHRDLKLENVLLDGNPAPRLKICDFGYSKSSVLHSRPKSAVGTPAYIAPEVLSRREYDGKLADVWSCGVTLYIMLVGAYPFEDQDDPKNIRKTIQRIAAIQYKIPDHIHISADCRQLISRIFVSNPLRRITMREIKSHPWFLKNLPRELTEAAQSIYYRRDNIVPAFSDQNTEEIMKIVKEARTMPKSSRSGYGYSDECSDEEGKEEENEPKEEEEEDECDKRVREVRESGELDMASLRI from the exons ATGCGAGCGCACCGACTGGCAGACGGGCCCGGCATGGACAAGTACGAGGAGGTGCGGGACATCGGGTCGGGCAACTTCGGGGTGGCGCGGCTGATGCGCAGCCGCGAGACCCGCGGGCTCGTCGCCGTCAAGCTCATCGAGCGCGGCCACCGG ATTGACGAGAATGTGTACCGGGAGATCATCAACCACCGCTCGCTGCGGCACCCGAACATCATCCAATTCATAGAG GTGATCCTAACTCCAACGCATCTTGCAATTGTGATGGAGTATGCGGCTGGTGGTGAACTCTTTGATCGAATAGTTGATCGTGGGCGGTTTAGTGAGGATGAG GCCAGATATTTCTTTCAGCAGTTGATCTGTGGCGTGAGCTATTGCCATCACATG CAAATATGCCATAGAGATTTGAAGTTGGAGAATGTTCTCTTGGATGGCAACCCAGCTCCGCGGCTCAAGATATGTGATTTTGGATACTCCAAG TCTTCAGTACTACATTCAAGGCCAAAATCAGCAGTGGGGACACCGGCATATATTGCACCAGAGGTGCTTTCTCGCCGAGAGTATGACGGAAAG CTTGCAGATGTATGGTCCTGCGGAGTGACTCTTTATATCATGCTTGTGGGAGCCTACCCATTTGAAGACCAGGATGACCCTAAAAATATTAGGAAAACCATTCAG CGGATAGCAGCGATTCAATATAAGATCCCAGATCATATCCACATATCTGCTGATTGCAGACAGCTCATTTCACGTATCTTTGTCAGCAACCCATTGAGG AGAATCACCATGAGGGAAATAAAAAGCCATCCGTGGTTCTTGAAGAACTTGCCGAGGGAACTCACGGAAGCAGCGCAGTCAATCTACTACAGGAGGGACAACATCGTGCCTGCTTTCTCGGACCAAAATACCGAGGAAATCATGAAGATTGTCAAAGAGGCAAGAACCATGCCAAAATCATCGAGATCAGGCTACGGCTACAGTGATGAGTGCTCAGATGAGGAggggaaggaagaggagaacgaacccaaagaggaggaggaagaagatgagtgTGATAAGAGGGTCAGGGAGGTTCGTGAGAGCGGAGAGCTGGATATGGCCTCACTGCGCATCTAA
- the LOC133928941 gene encoding serine/threonine-protein kinase SAPK4-like isoform X1 has translation MRAHRLADGPGMDKYEEVRDIGSGNFGVARLMRSRETRGLVAVKLIERGHRVWNIDENVYREIINHRSLRHPNIIQFIEVILTPTHLAIVMEYAAGGELFDRIVDRGRFSEDEARYFFQQLICGVSYCHHMQICHRDLKLENVLLDGNPAPRLKICDFGYSKSSVLHSRPKSAVGTPAYIAPEVLSRREYDGKLADVWSCGVTLYIMLVGAYPFEDQDDPKNIRKTIQRIAAIQYKIPDHIHISADCRQLISRIFVSNPLRRITMREIKSHPWFLKNLPRELTEAAQSIYYRRDNIVPAFSDQNTEEIMKIVKEARTMPKSSRSGYGYSDECSDEEGKEEENEPKEEEEEDECDKRVREVRESGELDMASLRI, from the exons ATGCGAGCGCACCGACTGGCAGACGGGCCCGGCATGGACAAGTACGAGGAGGTGCGGGACATCGGGTCGGGCAACTTCGGGGTGGCGCGGCTGATGCGCAGCCGCGAGACCCGCGGGCTCGTCGCCGTCAAGCTCATCGAGCGCGGCCACCGGGTCTGGAAC ATTGACGAGAATGTGTACCGGGAGATCATCAACCACCGCTCGCTGCGGCACCCGAACATCATCCAATTCATAGAG GTGATCCTAACTCCAACGCATCTTGCAATTGTGATGGAGTATGCGGCTGGTGGTGAACTCTTTGATCGAATAGTTGATCGTGGGCGGTTTAGTGAGGATGAG GCCAGATATTTCTTTCAGCAGTTGATCTGTGGCGTGAGCTATTGCCATCACATG CAAATATGCCATAGAGATTTGAAGTTGGAGAATGTTCTCTTGGATGGCAACCCAGCTCCGCGGCTCAAGATATGTGATTTTGGATACTCCAAG TCTTCAGTACTACATTCAAGGCCAAAATCAGCAGTGGGGACACCGGCATATATTGCACCAGAGGTGCTTTCTCGCCGAGAGTATGACGGAAAG CTTGCAGATGTATGGTCCTGCGGAGTGACTCTTTATATCATGCTTGTGGGAGCCTACCCATTTGAAGACCAGGATGACCCTAAAAATATTAGGAAAACCATTCAG CGGATAGCAGCGATTCAATATAAGATCCCAGATCATATCCACATATCTGCTGATTGCAGACAGCTCATTTCACGTATCTTTGTCAGCAACCCATTGAGG AGAATCACCATGAGGGAAATAAAAAGCCATCCGTGGTTCTTGAAGAACTTGCCGAGGGAACTCACGGAAGCAGCGCAGTCAATCTACTACAGGAGGGACAACATCGTGCCTGCTTTCTCGGACCAAAATACCGAGGAAATCATGAAGATTGTCAAAGAGGCAAGAACCATGCCAAAATCATCGAGATCAGGCTACGGCTACAGTGATGAGTGCTCAGATGAGGAggggaaggaagaggagaacgaacccaaagaggaggaggaagaagatgagtgTGATAAGAGGGTCAGGGAGGTTCGTGAGAGCGGAGAGCTGGATATGGCCTCACTGCGCATCTAA